The nucleotide window AACAAGCCAGAAAAAATGCCAAATTAGAAAAATGTTAACTATCGCTATAATTAATCCAAAGCAAGAAACAAACTATCTTAAAATATTAAATCTAGCAAAGCTTCCAATAAGATTACCCTGTAACGATAGACTTCCTATTATTAAATATCCAGTATCCCCAAGTAGAAAAACTACAAGACTAAAAAAGCAATATAAAAAATAAATCAGTTTTATGCCATACCTTGATTTATGTGCAACAAACAATAGAATGTATCCAAATAATATAGTAATTAAACTACCTGAAACAGCTATAATACCATATTTTACTTTATTTTTACTATTCCTAATTTCCTCAAATGAAGAGAGTTCGTCCTTCAAATACACTCTGCCAAGTGAAAACTTGTTTTTTATAGCCTAGTAAAATTGTAGTAATTACATGTCCTAACTCATGTAAAAAGCTATAGAATAATAAAGCAATGGTTAATATCATTGCTGCATATAGAATTTCTTTTCTATTTAAAGATTTAGTAAAAGACATAATAATAGTAAAAATAATAACCAGCAAAAATCTTCCTTAAATATGCTAATATAGCTGATTTCATTTTAGTTCCCTCATTAATGAATTTTGATCTCTATTTTTCTGTATTCATAATGTCCTTGGAAAGTCCGTTAATAATCATATCCTTTACTTGTTTAAGCTCCTGTCCTTCTCCATTTTCTTCACTGTATGTCCACCCAAAACCATCACCTTTATATCTTGGAAATACATGCATATGGTAATGTCCAACATCATTAAAAGTCCCGCCATTTTGCATTATGCTATAACCATCAGGCTTAAATATCTCTTTTAGAACCCTTGTAGCTTTCATAGCGAATTTCATTATATGAGTAGCAACATCCTCATCTAAGTCATCTAGATCAATATAATGTTCCTTTGGTATTATCAATAGATGTCCACTATTTATAGAGTCCATATCTAAAAAAAG belongs to Proteiniborus sp. DW1 and includes:
- a CDS encoding HIT family protein, translated to MDSINSGHLLIIPKEHYIDLDDLDEDVATHIMKFAMKATRVLKEIFKPDGYSIMQNGGTFNDVGHYHMHVFPRYKGDGFGWTYSEENGEGQELKQVKDMIINGLSKDIMNTEK